A portion of the Sabethes cyaneus chromosome 3, idSabCyanKW18_F2, whole genome shotgun sequence genome contains these proteins:
- the LOC128744219 gene encoding uncharacterized protein LOC128744219, translating into MVISATNKMFLLTFVLFVLCVVLFFVLVSLRRNEKTLQWDNFIRRGQTRRTDNGDTNHWYYVIRDLDKIRTLADIRHIERSSRLEVTHSGFVVHGIDYEIAFDRVPSSSLEPTSSAQDDDYILTLVKRKIYPWDMKVKPGATDMG; encoded by the exons ATGGTGATCAGTGCAACGAACAAGATGTTTTTGCTGACATTCGTGCTGTTTGTTCTGTGCGTGGTTCTGTTCTTCGTGTTAGTATCCCTACGGAGGAACGAAAAAACCCTTCAGTGGGACAATTTTATACGACGCGGCCAAACCAGGAGAACCGATAACGGCGACACCAACCATTGGTACTACGTGATAAGGG ATCTTGACAAAATCCGCACCCTAGCGGACATACGCCATATTGAACGCTCGTCCCGGTTGGAGGTTACCCATTCCGGTTTCGTAGTGCACGGAATAGACTATGAAATCGCATTCGATCGTGTACCATCATCATCACTCGAGCCGACATCGAGCGCACAGGACGACGACTACATTCTCACGCTAGTCAAGCGAAAGATCTATCCCTGGGACATGAAGGTCAAACCCGGTGCTACGGACATGGGTTGA